TTATAATACTTAAATCATCATCCATAAAGTTAAGCCAATATTCTTTATTAATCATATTGGCTGTTTTTTGCTCAAGTGTTGTATTTTCTTGAGTAGCTTGTTTGTACTCTTGAGCAGAGTTCATTAAACCTCTTATAGTAGAGATTAATCCTGTGAAGTTACTTGATGTGAAATTAGTTTGGAAAGCAGGGAAAAGATATTCTGTATGTTTATTTAAAAACTCTGCCATATCTGCTATGACTTTATCAGTACGCAGTAAATCACCTGTGCAGTTACATTCTAAGGCTAATGCTTGTTTGAATTGTTCTTTTTCACTGTTATCAAAATACCATGTAGCTTTATGAAAGTAAGTGGTATAAAGGTGGAAGCGATCATGGGTTATATTATCTAACCTTGCTCGCCAACGTTTTAGTCTGGCTCTTTCGGTTTTGATGTAGTCTTTTAGTTCTTTAATATGCACTAAATCATACAGACCTCTATTACCCCATAGACTACCATAAAGGTATGACATGTGTGTGTCTTTTAAGGTTTCTATTTCGTCTTTATGTTTGTCGTATTCTGCTTGAGTAATAGCAGCTATCATCGCTTGCTTTTTTTGCCCCATATCAGCCACTAGTTCTAAATACCAAGGCGCACGAACGGTAGGTACGCTATCGCCAGCAGCTTGTTTTTCTGCTTCTGTTGCATTAACATCTGGTATCCAACCTATGCCACTATTGTATTCCACTTTTATTTTGGCGGTTACATAATCAAAAATGGTTTGTCGTTGATTAACACTTAGCCCCATCATCCATTTACTTGCCCCTTTAGTTAGGGCATTCTCTTCAGTAATTTCTAAAGTGGATTCTATATAGGTAGCAATATTGTATTTTTGGTAGTTAGTGGCTGATGTATATTTTTGTTCTGACCAATCACCCATCCATTCAGTTATTTTTTCTTGCTCATTGGCGAGGTCTTGCATCATACCAATGTGATCGTTGACTGCCACAAATAGGTAGTTACCTTTTTGGCATTCTGGTTTAACTTGGGCAAGAAGCTTACCTATACCTGCTTGGTTAAATTCACTTTGTGTTTTATCTTCCCATGTATAGGGTTTGATTTCATCTTTGAATGTGTGTTCTGGTACAGGTTGAGTCGGTTTTTCTGCTACTTCAGCAATCCATTGTTCAGCTTTTTCTCTGGTAAGTAGATGTTCATTTTGATGGGCGCAATCCACACCTATCAAATCTACTTTTTGCATAAAGAATTCGCATTCTTTTTTGTAGGCCATTTGATTGCATTGTTTATTTGTCCATTGTATTTCTGAGAAAGAGATATAGAGAACACGATCTTTTTTAAATACAAGGGCTAATTCTTTATTATCTCTTTGTGGTATCTTGTCATATTCTCCCCGAACATCGGCTGATAACCATCTACCCTTAAAGGTTCTTTCTATAATAACGCCATCTTTTAGCTTTAGTTCATATAAACGACCATCTTTACTATCAACCAAATAAAGCCAACCATCACGTATAAAACGATAGCCTATAGGATGACTTTTAACTTCATCTGTTTTGATATTGGTTTTTAGGTTTTCTACTAGGGCATAACGAATAGGGATTAGTTGTAGTGTATCTGCTGATAAGGGGCAACTGGCTTTTTCTTTTACAGGTGTAGCATCAGAAGCAGCAGCCACTTGGTTAGGGTCTAATTTACTGGTATCTAGGATAGCTTGATCTGACATGGTGTTATTCCTTTAATTAATGGCTGGCTATGGTTTTAGCTAATTCTGCTGCTTGTTGTAATGATTGAAGTGTTTGTTGTTGTACAAGCTGAAAAATATTAGGATGTTCTTGTAGAACATTATTTCCCAAATAGCCATGTATATTAAGGTAGTAGGTTTGTTCCATAGGAGTTGTATATCCCTTATTCTCAGCTTCTTGGATTAGATTGCAGATAATCTGTTTTTTATCTGGTTCTGCATAATCTGCTAAGAATGTTGGAAAATACTGTTGCATATGTTGATAAAGTTTATGGTTATTACGTTTAGTTTCTACTTTATCTAGTTGCTCATCTTGCGCTTTACTAAGTTGATAGGGCAAGGTTAAAGGTACAATGTTTTTATCACTTGGACGTTGATAGCTATCTAGCTGATTATCTATTATGTCTGTGGTATATACTTGTGTAAAAGCTCCAAAGAATTGCGTATCTTCTTGACTTTGTGCTAAACCAAATAGTGCTTTAGCCACTAATGGATCAGCTATTTTTAAGATAGTTGGTTCTTCGTCTCTGGATGATTGAACTAAAATTAAGCTTCTAAGGTGGTCTACTTGTTGTTGCCACGCTTGATCACTGACTAAGATATAGCCCCAATCATTTGCTAGGTTATTAAGATAGGCTTGTAAATGTGGATTATTAGTATTGTCTAATTTTACTAAGCAAGGGGAAATATCATACAGTTGGGCAAAAGGTGTTTGTAAATAAAGTACTTCAAACGTAGAAGTATTATTTTGGGTATAAAATCGATGAAGTAGATTGTTGATGTTAATACCATCAAGCAGTAAACTAACGGTATGGGTTTGCCAAGGTAGTTTAGCAATTTGCTGAGTTAATTGTTCAGTTAAACTATAAGTAGATTGATACATGTCTTTTTAGCCTCTACTTAGATAGTTTGTTGAGTAGTTGTTGCTTGTTTTGCAACAGGACAAAGCGCAGTACGTGTTTTACCTTGCAGTAAAGCAGCTTTTTGGGTTGCCAATGCTACGGGTGGTGCAGTAGTAGCAGGAACAACACCTCCTTTGGATAAAGGCAGTAAGGGTGCTGCTGGTGTTCCTTCCATTGGTACACCTCCTGTCCATACTGGCATAGTCATCCAGATTCCTGCTGGATTTAGTATAATATGTTGACCACCAGCCTTTAAAGTTAAGCTTAAACCACCATCTACTACAGCTTGTAAACCAGCTTTTAAATGAATTTCCATCCCTGCCTGTACTGTTTTAATAGTACCTATGGTTTCAT
This portion of the Entomomonas sp. E2T0 genome encodes:
- a CDS encoding DUF4123 domain-containing protein, yielding MYQSTYSLTEQLTQQIAKLPWQTHTVSLLLDGININNLLHRFYTQNNTSTFEVLYLQTPFAQLYDISPCLVKLDNTNNPHLQAYLNNLANDWGYILVSDQAWQQQVDHLRSLILVQSSRDEEPTILKIADPLVAKALFGLAQSQEDTQFFGAFTQVYTTDIIDNQLDSYQRPSDKNIVPLTLPYQLSKAQDEQLDKVETKRNNHKLYQHMQQYFPTFLADYAEPDKKQIICNLIQEAENKGYTTPMEQTYYLNIHGYLGNNVLQEHPNIFQLVQQQTLQSLQQAAELAKTIASH